One window of Myripristis murdjan chromosome 8, fMyrMur1.1, whole genome shotgun sequence genomic DNA carries:
- the mrtfbb gene encoding myocardin-related transcription factor B isoform X3, giving the protein MPPLKTPAAFHEQIRSLERARTGNFLKHKICSRPERSELVRMHILQETQAEPSLQATQMKLKRARLADDLNEKIAQRPGPMELVVKNILPVDTGVKQAIVDGTVNYPKTLDVYNFDEDSSDAMSPEQPASQESHSSSSASPRECGSSEAMSTSPQISSNTQSSPPNSQCTSDLVNLVSAHEQQSDRLAAASQPVTAVAPTTPAPILVKHSQLRTPSDKSRSKKSKEAKPRVKKLKYHQYIPPDQKQEPNEVPMDSAYAHLLQQQQQFLQLQILSQQQQHYNYQAILPAPLKPGTEGKTSCSSVSLGANSVSLTSAAPVWPSQTLTSCKPGHLPANLDEMKVAELKTELKLRGLPVSGTKTDLIERLRCYQESSNSQPATTKETTNTVVPQSENTKISPPVSPIASKVSSLGIEDSSPKLSGAPSPAHSAPCGSSPRGDSPMESRSSEKDKRLHEKERQIEELMRKLEQEQRLVEELKMQLEVEKRSQQGDSPPRLSPPTPIQVKEEIRSPSNCLASCSPPGLAAVVKQEEAADQSRSAPSHQFIISQQQLPQTLKQSVQPGAQIILPVSLPASAVTIHLPNNGIKLHTTVSSAAPGLIQTAGLVPQKIEASAVLQQQCTSQTQPMTQTGQLSTSPRSGFQYRADQSQVMEDTPQHLLNTLTGGGCPVTASSSQAAPKGPTNKSCPNQPALILQQPKFTNHISKCKDPPRYEDAVKQTRSMQTAVQVPTATSQHMDDLFDVLIESGEISPFVKQDPPNLDRLLPVTANITTLPISTVLSRPPPQIQVAQLPAPPLNPPSSLVTLGTDNQLETLLVGTLVADTEPRTLRLMEELHSQLNPHSPMDTMELDFNDNTPTSAFHLQNTNLDNMDWLDLTMSVPAEGVNSLGSSSPVGVFPSEFLDSHELQLNWD; this is encoded by the exons ATGCCAC CTCTGAAAACCCCTGCTGCCTTTCACGAGCAGATACGCAGCCTGGAGAGAGCCAGG ACGGGGAACTTCTTGAAGCACAAAATCTGCAGCCGACCTGAACGCTCTGAGTTGGTCCGTATGCACATCCTACAAG AGACGCAGGCTGAGCCCTCCCTGCAGGCCACGCAGATGAAGCTGAAGAGGGCCAGGCTGGCTGATGATCTCAATGAGAAGATCGCCCAGAGGCCCGGTCCCATGGAGCTGGTGGTGAAGAACATCCTGCCTGTGGACACCGGTGTCAAGCAGGCCATCGTCG ACGGCACGGTGAATTACCCTAAGACACTGGATGTTTACAACTTTGATGAGGACAGCAGTGACGCCATGTCACCCGAGCAGCCTGCCAGCCAGGAGTCCCACAGCTCCAGCTCTGCCTCCCCACGAGAGTGTGGCAGCAGCGAGGCCATGTCCACTTCCCCTCAGATCAGCTCCAACACGCAG AGCTCCCCACCTAACTCCCAGTGCACATCAGATTTAGTCAACCTCGTCTCCGCCCACGAGCAACAGAGCGACCGGCTGGCAGCCGCATCTCAGCCAGTCACCGCTGTGGCGCCCACCACACCAGCGCCTATTCTTGTGAAG CACAGCCAGCTCAGGACACCCAGTGATAAAAGCCGCAGCAAAAAGAGCAAGGAGGCCAAGCCACGGGTGAAAAAATTGAAGTACCATCAGTATATCCCCCCCGACCAGAAGCAGGAGCCCAACGAGGTGCCCATGGATTCTGCCTATGCccacctgctgcagcagcagcagcagttcctGCAGCTTCAGATCCTGagccagcaacagcagcattaCAACTACCAGGCCATCCTGCCAGCCCCACTGAA ACCAGGAACAGAGGGAAAGACCAGCTGTTCCAGTGTCTCTTTGGGTGCAAATTCAGTCTCACTAACCAGTGCTGCCCCTGTGTGGCCCAGCCAAACTCTGACCAGCTGCAAACCAGGTCATTTACCTGCCAATCTGGATGAGATGAAG GTTGCTGAGCTCAAAACAGAGCTGAAACTAAGAGGACTGCCTGTGTCTGGCACCAAGACTGATCTGATAGAGAGGCTGAGGTGTTATCAGGAAAGCTCAAATAGTCAACCTGCTACTACTAAGGAGACAACCAACACAGTGGTCCCACagtctgaaaacacaaaaataagcCCCCCTGTGTCCCCTATAGCCTCCAAGGTGTCTAGTCTGGGCATCGAGGACAGCTCCCCTAAACTGTCAGGTGCTCCATCTCCAGCTCACAGTGCACCCTGCGGGAGCTCCCCTAGAGGAGACAGTCCCATGGAGAGCAGGTCCTCTGAGAAGGACAAGCGTCTGCATGAGAAAGAGCGTCAGATCGAAGAGCTGATGAGGAAGCTGGAGCAAGAGCAGAGGTTGGTGGAGGAACTTAAGATGCAGCTGGAGGTGGAGAAGAGGAGTCAGCAGGGAGACTCTCCCCCGCGACTCAGCCCTCCCACTCCCATCCAGGTCAAAGAGGAAATAAGGAGCCCCTCAAACTGCTTGGCCTCCTGCAGCCCCCCTGGTCtggcagcagtggtcaaacagGAGGAGGCTGCAGATCAGAGCCGCTCAGCTCCTTCACATCAGTTCATCATCAGCCAGCAACAGCTGCCTCAGACTCTCAAGCAGTCGGTCCAGCCAGGAGCACAGATCATCCTGCCTGTATCGCTCCCGGCCTCAGCAGTCACCATCCACCTCCCCAACAATGGAATCAAATTACATACTACTGTTAGCAGTGCAGCTCCGGGCCTCATCCAGACCGCTGGACTGGTGCCACAGAAAATAGAGGCCTCAGCAGTGTTGCAGCAGCAATGCACCAGTCAGACTCAGCCTATGACACAG ACCGGCCAACTGAGCACCTCACCACGTTCAGGTTTCCAGTACAGAGCAGATCAGAGTCAAGTGATGGAAGACACGCCGCAGCACCTGCTTAACACCCTCACAGGGGGTGGATGCCCTGTGACGGCCTCCTCTAGCCAAGCTGCACCTAAAGGGCCTACAAACAAG TCCTGTCCAAACCAGCCTGCCTTGATCTTGCAACAGCCAAAATTCACAAACCACATATCCAAGTGTAAGGACCCACCCCGATATGAGGACGCAGTCAAACAGACCCGCAGCATGCAAACTGCCGTTCAG gttCCCACTGCAACCAGCCAGCATATGGATGACCTGTTTGACGTGTTGATTGAGAGCGGTG AGATCTCCCCCTTCGTCAAACAGGATCCACCCAACCTTGACAGGCTTCTCCCTGTGACGGCCAACATCACCACCCTGCCCATCAGCACCGTGTTGTCCCGCCCGCCACCCCAGATCCAAGTGGCCCAGCTGCCGGCTCCTCCCCTGAACCCTCCGTCCAGCTTGGTGACCCTGGGCACCGACAACCAGCTGGAAACGCTCCTGGTTGGCACACTGGTGGCCGACACAGAGCCACGGACACTCAGGCTGATGGAGGAGCTGCACAGCCAGCTGAATCCCCACTCGCCTATGGACACAATGGAGCTAGACTTCAATGACAACACGCCCACCTCTGCTTTCCACCTTCAAAACACCAACTTGGATAATATGGACTGGCTGGATCTTACCATGTCTGTGCCCGCAGAAGGAGTCAACTCCCTGGGCTCGTCCTCGCCAGTGGGGGTCTTCCCCTCTGAGTTCCTGGACTCCCATGAACTGCAGCTGAACTGGGACTGA
- the mrtfbb gene encoding myocardin-related transcription factor B isoform X2: MGLQTRTPSEPPLSAMACLDVETPAICRVLQLRLQQRRTREQLVEQGIMPPLKTPAAFHEQIRSLERARTGNFLKHKICSRPERSELVRMHILQETQAEPSLQATQMKLKRARLADDLNEKIAQRPGPMELVVKNILPVDTGVKQAIVDGTVNYPKTLDVYNFDEDSSDAMSPEQPASQESHSSSSASPRECGSSEAMSTSPQISSNTQSSPPNSQCTSDLVNLVSAHEQQSDRLAAASQPVTAVAPTTPAPILVKHSQLRTPSDKSRSKKSKEAKPRVKKLKYHQYIPPDQKQEPNEVPMDSAYAHLLQQQQQFLQLQILSQQQQHYNYQAILPAPLKPGTEGKTSCSSVSLGANSVSLTSAAPVWPSQTLTSCKPGHLPANLDEMKVAELKTELKLRGLPVSGTKTDLIERLRCYQESSNSQPATTKETTNTVVPQSENTKISPPVSPIASKVSSLGIEDSSPKLSGAPSPAHSAPCGSSPRGDSPMESRSSEKDKRLHEKERQIEELMRKLEQEQRLVEELKMQLEVEKRSQQGDSPPRLSPPTPIQVKEEIRSPSNCLASCSPPGLAAVVKQEEAADQSRSAPSHQFIISQQQLPQTLKQSVQPGAQIILPVSLPASAVTIHLPNNGIKLHTTVSSAAPGLIQTAGLVPQKIEASAVLQQQCTSQTQPMTQTGQLSTSPRSGFQYRADQSQVMEDTPQHLLNTLTGGGCPVTASSSQAAPKGPTNKSCPNQPALILQQPKFTNHISKCKDPPRYEDAVKQTRSMQTAVQVPTATSQHMDDLFDVLIESGEISPFVKQDPPNLDRLLPVTANITTLPISTVLSRPPPQIQVAQLPAPPLNPPSSLVTLGTDNQLETLLVGTLVADTEPRTLRLMEELHSQLNPHSPMDTMELDFNDNTPTSAFHLQNTNLDNMDWLDLTMSVPAEGVNSLGSSSPVGVFPSEFLDSHELQLNWD, translated from the exons ATGGGACTCCAGACCCGCACACCAAGCGAACCACCACTGTCTGCTATGGCCTGCCTGGATGTGGAGACCCCCGCTATCTGCAGGG TCCTGCAGCTCCGCTTGCAGCAGAGGCGAACCCGGGAGCAGCTTGTGGAGCAAGGCATCATGCCAC CTCTGAAAACCCCTGCTGCCTTTCACGAGCAGATACGCAGCCTGGAGAGAGCCAGG ACGGGGAACTTCTTGAAGCACAAAATCTGCAGCCGACCTGAACGCTCTGAGTTGGTCCGTATGCACATCCTACAAG AGACGCAGGCTGAGCCCTCCCTGCAGGCCACGCAGATGAAGCTGAAGAGGGCCAGGCTGGCTGATGATCTCAATGAGAAGATCGCCCAGAGGCCCGGTCCCATGGAGCTGGTGGTGAAGAACATCCTGCCTGTGGACACCGGTGTCAAGCAGGCCATCGTCG ACGGCACGGTGAATTACCCTAAGACACTGGATGTTTACAACTTTGATGAGGACAGCAGTGACGCCATGTCACCCGAGCAGCCTGCCAGCCAGGAGTCCCACAGCTCCAGCTCTGCCTCCCCACGAGAGTGTGGCAGCAGCGAGGCCATGTCCACTTCCCCTCAGATCAGCTCCAACACGCAG AGCTCCCCACCTAACTCCCAGTGCACATCAGATTTAGTCAACCTCGTCTCCGCCCACGAGCAACAGAGCGACCGGCTGGCAGCCGCATCTCAGCCAGTCACCGCTGTGGCGCCCACCACACCAGCGCCTATTCTTGTGAAG CACAGCCAGCTCAGGACACCCAGTGATAAAAGCCGCAGCAAAAAGAGCAAGGAGGCCAAGCCACGGGTGAAAAAATTGAAGTACCATCAGTATATCCCCCCCGACCAGAAGCAGGAGCCCAACGAGGTGCCCATGGATTCTGCCTATGCccacctgctgcagcagcagcagcagttcctGCAGCTTCAGATCCTGagccagcaacagcagcattaCAACTACCAGGCCATCCTGCCAGCCCCACTGAA ACCAGGAACAGAGGGAAAGACCAGCTGTTCCAGTGTCTCTTTGGGTGCAAATTCAGTCTCACTAACCAGTGCTGCCCCTGTGTGGCCCAGCCAAACTCTGACCAGCTGCAAACCAGGTCATTTACCTGCCAATCTGGATGAGATGAAG GTTGCTGAGCTCAAAACAGAGCTGAAACTAAGAGGACTGCCTGTGTCTGGCACCAAGACTGATCTGATAGAGAGGCTGAGGTGTTATCAGGAAAGCTCAAATAGTCAACCTGCTACTACTAAGGAGACAACCAACACAGTGGTCCCACagtctgaaaacacaaaaataagcCCCCCTGTGTCCCCTATAGCCTCCAAGGTGTCTAGTCTGGGCATCGAGGACAGCTCCCCTAAACTGTCAGGTGCTCCATCTCCAGCTCACAGTGCACCCTGCGGGAGCTCCCCTAGAGGAGACAGTCCCATGGAGAGCAGGTCCTCTGAGAAGGACAAGCGTCTGCATGAGAAAGAGCGTCAGATCGAAGAGCTGATGAGGAAGCTGGAGCAAGAGCAGAGGTTGGTGGAGGAACTTAAGATGCAGCTGGAGGTGGAGAAGAGGAGTCAGCAGGGAGACTCTCCCCCGCGACTCAGCCCTCCCACTCCCATCCAGGTCAAAGAGGAAATAAGGAGCCCCTCAAACTGCTTGGCCTCCTGCAGCCCCCCTGGTCtggcagcagtggtcaaacagGAGGAGGCTGCAGATCAGAGCCGCTCAGCTCCTTCACATCAGTTCATCATCAGCCAGCAACAGCTGCCTCAGACTCTCAAGCAGTCGGTCCAGCCAGGAGCACAGATCATCCTGCCTGTATCGCTCCCGGCCTCAGCAGTCACCATCCACCTCCCCAACAATGGAATCAAATTACATACTACTGTTAGCAGTGCAGCTCCGGGCCTCATCCAGACCGCTGGACTGGTGCCACAGAAAATAGAGGCCTCAGCAGTGTTGCAGCAGCAATGCACCAGTCAGACTCAGCCTATGACACAG ACCGGCCAACTGAGCACCTCACCACGTTCAGGTTTCCAGTACAGAGCAGATCAGAGTCAAGTGATGGAAGACACGCCGCAGCACCTGCTTAACACCCTCACAGGGGGTGGATGCCCTGTGACGGCCTCCTCTAGCCAAGCTGCACCTAAAGGGCCTACAAACAAG TCCTGTCCAAACCAGCCTGCCTTGATCTTGCAACAGCCAAAATTCACAAACCACATATCCAAGTGTAAGGACCCACCCCGATATGAGGACGCAGTCAAACAGACCCGCAGCATGCAAACTGCCGTTCAG gttCCCACTGCAACCAGCCAGCATATGGATGACCTGTTTGACGTGTTGATTGAGAGCGGTG AGATCTCCCCCTTCGTCAAACAGGATCCACCCAACCTTGACAGGCTTCTCCCTGTGACGGCCAACATCACCACCCTGCCCATCAGCACCGTGTTGTCCCGCCCGCCACCCCAGATCCAAGTGGCCCAGCTGCCGGCTCCTCCCCTGAACCCTCCGTCCAGCTTGGTGACCCTGGGCACCGACAACCAGCTGGAAACGCTCCTGGTTGGCACACTGGTGGCCGACACAGAGCCACGGACACTCAGGCTGATGGAGGAGCTGCACAGCCAGCTGAATCCCCACTCGCCTATGGACACAATGGAGCTAGACTTCAATGACAACACGCCCACCTCTGCTTTCCACCTTCAAAACACCAACTTGGATAATATGGACTGGCTGGATCTTACCATGTCTGTGCCCGCAGAAGGAGTCAACTCCCTGGGCTCGTCCTCGCCAGTGGGGGTCTTCCCCTCTGAGTTCCTGGACTCCCATGAACTGCAGCTGAACTGGGACTGA
- the mrtfbb gene encoding myocardin-related transcription factor B isoform X1 has translation MGLQTRTPSEPPLSAMACLDVETPAICRGKFKSVLQLRLQQRRTREQLVEQGIMPPLKTPAAFHEQIRSLERARTGNFLKHKICSRPERSELVRMHILQETQAEPSLQATQMKLKRARLADDLNEKIAQRPGPMELVVKNILPVDTGVKQAIVDGTVNYPKTLDVYNFDEDSSDAMSPEQPASQESHSSSSASPRECGSSEAMSTSPQISSNTQSSPPNSQCTSDLVNLVSAHEQQSDRLAAASQPVTAVAPTTPAPILVKHSQLRTPSDKSRSKKSKEAKPRVKKLKYHQYIPPDQKQEPNEVPMDSAYAHLLQQQQQFLQLQILSQQQQHYNYQAILPAPLKPGTEGKTSCSSVSLGANSVSLTSAAPVWPSQTLTSCKPGHLPANLDEMKVAELKTELKLRGLPVSGTKTDLIERLRCYQESSNSQPATTKETTNTVVPQSENTKISPPVSPIASKVSSLGIEDSSPKLSGAPSPAHSAPCGSSPRGDSPMESRSSEKDKRLHEKERQIEELMRKLEQEQRLVEELKMQLEVEKRSQQGDSPPRLSPPTPIQVKEEIRSPSNCLASCSPPGLAAVVKQEEAADQSRSAPSHQFIISQQQLPQTLKQSVQPGAQIILPVSLPASAVTIHLPNNGIKLHTTVSSAAPGLIQTAGLVPQKIEASAVLQQQCTSQTQPMTQTGQLSTSPRSGFQYRADQSQVMEDTPQHLLNTLTGGGCPVTASSSQAAPKGPTNKSCPNQPALILQQPKFTNHISKCKDPPRYEDAVKQTRSMQTAVQVPTATSQHMDDLFDVLIESGEISPFVKQDPPNLDRLLPVTANITTLPISTVLSRPPPQIQVAQLPAPPLNPPSSLVTLGTDNQLETLLVGTLVADTEPRTLRLMEELHSQLNPHSPMDTMELDFNDNTPTSAFHLQNTNLDNMDWLDLTMSVPAEGVNSLGSSSPVGVFPSEFLDSHELQLNWD, from the exons ATGGGACTCCAGACCCGCACACCAAGCGAACCACCACTGTCTGCTATGGCCTGCCTGGATGTGGAGACCCCCGCTATCTGCAGGGGTAAATTCAAATCAG TCCTGCAGCTCCGCTTGCAGCAGAGGCGAACCCGGGAGCAGCTTGTGGAGCAAGGCATCATGCCAC CTCTGAAAACCCCTGCTGCCTTTCACGAGCAGATACGCAGCCTGGAGAGAGCCAGG ACGGGGAACTTCTTGAAGCACAAAATCTGCAGCCGACCTGAACGCTCTGAGTTGGTCCGTATGCACATCCTACAAG AGACGCAGGCTGAGCCCTCCCTGCAGGCCACGCAGATGAAGCTGAAGAGGGCCAGGCTGGCTGATGATCTCAATGAGAAGATCGCCCAGAGGCCCGGTCCCATGGAGCTGGTGGTGAAGAACATCCTGCCTGTGGACACCGGTGTCAAGCAGGCCATCGTCG ACGGCACGGTGAATTACCCTAAGACACTGGATGTTTACAACTTTGATGAGGACAGCAGTGACGCCATGTCACCCGAGCAGCCTGCCAGCCAGGAGTCCCACAGCTCCAGCTCTGCCTCCCCACGAGAGTGTGGCAGCAGCGAGGCCATGTCCACTTCCCCTCAGATCAGCTCCAACACGCAG AGCTCCCCACCTAACTCCCAGTGCACATCAGATTTAGTCAACCTCGTCTCCGCCCACGAGCAACAGAGCGACCGGCTGGCAGCCGCATCTCAGCCAGTCACCGCTGTGGCGCCCACCACACCAGCGCCTATTCTTGTGAAG CACAGCCAGCTCAGGACACCCAGTGATAAAAGCCGCAGCAAAAAGAGCAAGGAGGCCAAGCCACGGGTGAAAAAATTGAAGTACCATCAGTATATCCCCCCCGACCAGAAGCAGGAGCCCAACGAGGTGCCCATGGATTCTGCCTATGCccacctgctgcagcagcagcagcagttcctGCAGCTTCAGATCCTGagccagcaacagcagcattaCAACTACCAGGCCATCCTGCCAGCCCCACTGAA ACCAGGAACAGAGGGAAAGACCAGCTGTTCCAGTGTCTCTTTGGGTGCAAATTCAGTCTCACTAACCAGTGCTGCCCCTGTGTGGCCCAGCCAAACTCTGACCAGCTGCAAACCAGGTCATTTACCTGCCAATCTGGATGAGATGAAG GTTGCTGAGCTCAAAACAGAGCTGAAACTAAGAGGACTGCCTGTGTCTGGCACCAAGACTGATCTGATAGAGAGGCTGAGGTGTTATCAGGAAAGCTCAAATAGTCAACCTGCTACTACTAAGGAGACAACCAACACAGTGGTCCCACagtctgaaaacacaaaaataagcCCCCCTGTGTCCCCTATAGCCTCCAAGGTGTCTAGTCTGGGCATCGAGGACAGCTCCCCTAAACTGTCAGGTGCTCCATCTCCAGCTCACAGTGCACCCTGCGGGAGCTCCCCTAGAGGAGACAGTCCCATGGAGAGCAGGTCCTCTGAGAAGGACAAGCGTCTGCATGAGAAAGAGCGTCAGATCGAAGAGCTGATGAGGAAGCTGGAGCAAGAGCAGAGGTTGGTGGAGGAACTTAAGATGCAGCTGGAGGTGGAGAAGAGGAGTCAGCAGGGAGACTCTCCCCCGCGACTCAGCCCTCCCACTCCCATCCAGGTCAAAGAGGAAATAAGGAGCCCCTCAAACTGCTTGGCCTCCTGCAGCCCCCCTGGTCtggcagcagtggtcaaacagGAGGAGGCTGCAGATCAGAGCCGCTCAGCTCCTTCACATCAGTTCATCATCAGCCAGCAACAGCTGCCTCAGACTCTCAAGCAGTCGGTCCAGCCAGGAGCACAGATCATCCTGCCTGTATCGCTCCCGGCCTCAGCAGTCACCATCCACCTCCCCAACAATGGAATCAAATTACATACTACTGTTAGCAGTGCAGCTCCGGGCCTCATCCAGACCGCTGGACTGGTGCCACAGAAAATAGAGGCCTCAGCAGTGTTGCAGCAGCAATGCACCAGTCAGACTCAGCCTATGACACAG ACCGGCCAACTGAGCACCTCACCACGTTCAGGTTTCCAGTACAGAGCAGATCAGAGTCAAGTGATGGAAGACACGCCGCAGCACCTGCTTAACACCCTCACAGGGGGTGGATGCCCTGTGACGGCCTCCTCTAGCCAAGCTGCACCTAAAGGGCCTACAAACAAG TCCTGTCCAAACCAGCCTGCCTTGATCTTGCAACAGCCAAAATTCACAAACCACATATCCAAGTGTAAGGACCCACCCCGATATGAGGACGCAGTCAAACAGACCCGCAGCATGCAAACTGCCGTTCAG gttCCCACTGCAACCAGCCAGCATATGGATGACCTGTTTGACGTGTTGATTGAGAGCGGTG AGATCTCCCCCTTCGTCAAACAGGATCCACCCAACCTTGACAGGCTTCTCCCTGTGACGGCCAACATCACCACCCTGCCCATCAGCACCGTGTTGTCCCGCCCGCCACCCCAGATCCAAGTGGCCCAGCTGCCGGCTCCTCCCCTGAACCCTCCGTCCAGCTTGGTGACCCTGGGCACCGACAACCAGCTGGAAACGCTCCTGGTTGGCACACTGGTGGCCGACACAGAGCCACGGACACTCAGGCTGATGGAGGAGCTGCACAGCCAGCTGAATCCCCACTCGCCTATGGACACAATGGAGCTAGACTTCAATGACAACACGCCCACCTCTGCTTTCCACCTTCAAAACACCAACTTGGATAATATGGACTGGCTGGATCTTACCATGTCTGTGCCCGCAGAAGGAGTCAACTCCCTGGGCTCGTCCTCGCCAGTGGGGGTCTTCCCCTCTGAGTTCCTGGACTCCCATGAACTGCAGCTGAACTGGGACTGA